In Spirosoma pollinicola, the genomic window CGTGGGTACTTCTACGAAACCTGGAAATTAGATCAGGGTGTGCGTGATGTGAAATATGTGGATGGTGCCGCCGATAGAGGCTCATTGATCTCTATCGAAAATCTGGAGAAATTAGCCATGCCGGTAACCATTGAAGTAACCGAAAGCAACGGCAAAAAAGGCCGTGTAAACCTGCCCATCGAAGTATGGCAGCGTGGTGGCACCTGGACATTCAGATACAATTCGACTTCGGCACTAAAAACTGTGGTTCTTGACCCCGATGAAAAACTGCCGGACGTCAACAGCAAGAACAACACTTGGCGCGCTGAAGCGCAATAGGATTTAGTGTAATAAGTGTATTAAGTGAAATAAGTCAGTAAGTGGCTGGCGCGAAAGCAGTACTCGCGCCAGCCACTTACTGACTTATTTCACTTAATACACTTATTACACTAAACTTCCACCAGCATTGCTCCGTACGAGTAGCCTCCGCCGAAGACGGTGATAACAATATGCTGGCCTTTTTGGAACGTATCCCACTGCTCCGAAAGGGCAATGGCACAACCGGCGCAGCCTGTATTGCCGTAGTGTTGGATGTTTGAAATCAATTTCTCTTCCGGCAGATTAAGCGTCTTCATGACGTTGCGTGAGATGCGCAAGTTCGCCTGGTGAGGCAAAATATAATCGACATCAGCTAAAGTCAGCCCGCATTTTTCAAGTACCTGTAAACTGGCCTTGGGCATATACTGGCAGGCGTTAATGAAAACATCCCGGCCATGTGGCATAGTAACGCCCCCGTCGGCAGGCCGCATCATCACCCCGGTAGTTGCTTTGGGCGTATGGGCCGCTCCGCCGGTTATCAGGGCTTTTATGTCGAAATCGTCTTCACTCTGCCGTTCTTTGGTAATCAATAAGGCAGCCGCCCCATCACCCCATAAATGCCCTGAAATCGTATCTGTTTCGTTGTAATAAAGCGTATTGTGCTCCGATACAATGACGAGTGCACGACTGGCTTTATTCAGCGCGAAATAACCTTCTACCAGCTCTATGGCGTTCAACAGTGATGAACAGGCCGTCGAGATAGAAATAACCGGAATATCGGCAATGCCAAGATAATGCTGGGCTTCATGCGCAATAGAAACGATGGTATCGTAAGGCGTGTAAGTACCTCCCACAATCAGATCAACAGTAGTCAAATCAGCCTTATCCAGTAGCCGTTGGACAACCTCAACCGTCATCGTATTCGTATTCTCACCGGGAGCGGCTTTTCGTCGCTCCACGATCCCTGTGCGCTCGATAATCCATTCGCTGGATAGACCGTTGAGCTGCGTAAAATGTTC contains:
- a CDS encoding 3-oxoacyl-ACP synthase III family protein — encoded protein: MYIHAVSHYLPSQIVGNEHFTQLNGLSSEWIIERTGIVERRKAAPGENTNTMTVEVVQRLLDKADLTTVDLIVGGTYTPYDTIVSIAHEAQHYLGIADIPVISISTACSSLLNAIELVEGYFALNKASRALVIVSEHNTLYYNETDTISGHLWGDGAAALLITKERQSEDDFDIKALITGGAAHTPKATTGVMMRPADGGVTMPHGRDVFINACQYMPKASLQVLEKCGLTLADVDYILPHQANLRISRNVMKTLNLPEEKLISNIQHYGNTGCAGCAIALSEQWDTFQKGQHIVITVFGGGYSYGAMLVEV